GCCCTTGCCCGAGGCAACGGCATAGACCCGGGTCAGCGAGTTCGGCTGGGCGAACGGGATCACCGGTTCGCGGGAGTCACCGCGCAGCATCTTCCGCAATTCGGCGCGCTGCTCGTCGTTCATCACGTCGAGGCTGACCTTGACGGCCCCGGTGCCCGGCACGTCGGTGACGGCCGCCGACACCAGGTCGGCGATCTCGTTCTTCTTGGGGCACGCCGCGGTGGTCAGGTAGATCTCGACGTGCACCGCGTGGTCGGGCTCGATCGAGATGCTCTTGACCATGCCGAGTTCGGTGATCGGCCGACGCAGTTCGGGGTCGATCACCTTGGCCAGCGCGGCGCGTACCGCGGATTGCAGCTCAGTGGCAGATTCGGACATCACCGCCGAGTCTACGGCGGTGGCGGCAGGCTCGGCCGTCAGGCCGGACCCGGGGCGGGGCCAGGCGCGGGGCCGAGCGCCGGACCCGGGGCCGGCGCGGGCGCCGGACCGGGCGGAGGCGGGGGAGGTGCCTGCTCACCGAGGCAGAACACGACGCACTCGGGCTGTCGCGGCGGCTGCTCCCACGGCGGGATCCAGCGGGGCGGCTCCGGCGGGGCGGCAGGTGCGGTTGGCACGGCGTCGGCGGGCCCGGGCAGCGGCCCGAGCACCTGGCCCGGTGCGAAGCCGGGCAGGTTGGTGGCGGGCACCCGCGTCGCGGTGACATTGCTGTCGAGCACCGGGATCAGCGCGAGCGGATCGTCCGCGGGCAGGCCGAGCGCGCTGGTCGGCAGGCCGGGGCCGAGGCCCTCGCGGCGTTCGAGGTGGGTGTCGCCGAGCGCCGGGATCGAGCCCGTGATGGGCGGCAGATCGACCGGTACCACGCCGGTCGCGTAGGCCGCGGCCCAGCCGAGCACGTTGTGCGCGTAGGCGACCGAGTTGTTGTACCGCAGGATCGCGGTCATCACCTGCGACTGGTCGCGCAGGTTCAGTCCACCGCTGCACAGGTACCGCGCGGCGGCCAGCGACGCGTCGAACAGGTTCTGCACCTCGGCCTTGCCGTCACCGTCGCCGTCGGAGGCGTACCGCGCCCACGTGCCGGGGAGGAACTGCATGGGACCCATGGCGCGGGCGTAAGTCACGCGGCCGGCCTGGGCGCTCTGCACGATGATCTCGTTGCCGGGCAGTGTGCCGTCGAGCGCGGGGCCGTAGATGGGGCGCACCGCGGTGCCGCGGGCGTCGGTCGCGCCGCCGTTGGCGTGCATCGACTCGATTCGCCCGATTCCGGCCAGCAGGTTCCAGCTCACCCCACAGCCGGGGTAGGCCGCGGCCATCATGCGTTCGGCATTGCGGTAGGCGTTCAGCGCCATTCCCGGAATGCCAAGTGCGCCTGGGGAATTGACCACGACCGCGGGAGGCGGTGCGGATACCGCTGTGGTGGTGGCGATGTGGAATCTGGTGGGCGCCTTGGCCGCCGCCACCACAGCGGGACCGTCCCGGTCCACCTGCGGTTCGACCGCGGCCAGCGGGGTCACCGCGGCCTGGCTCATGCCGTGGTGCGGTGGGGCAGACGCGCCGACGGCGCCGGCGAGGATGAGCGGGGCCAGGGCCGCGACACCGACGATGGGGGTGCGCATGAGTTGGCCCGCACGGCGTCGAGCGGCCTGGATGGCCGCACCTCCCCCTATGCGCACTTAACCGTCCTTAGGTCCGCTCTGTGGAGACAACCGTCGTTTGTGAACCAAGTCACCATACCTAGTGCGGGTTCTCCTGTTGCGACATTGGGGTCCTCACTTCGGATCCACGGGTCAGCCACTGCGTTTGGGCCGGCGTTCGGAGCCGTCGCCTTTGCCTGATGCCGCGCGCTCCGCGGTCGGATGGGGTTGCTGCAGTTCGCTGATCATGTCGCGGATCTCCTCGAGCTCACGCCGCAGGTAATCGCGGGTCGCGACCTCGCCGATCGCCAGGCGCAGCGACGCGAGCTCGCGGGCCAGGAACTCGGTGTCTGCCTTGGTCTGTTCGGCCCGGCGGCGGTCCTCTTCGAGCGCAACGCGGTCACGGTTCTCCTGGCGGTTCTGTGCCAGCAGGATCAGCGGTGCGGCGTACGCGGCCTGTGTCGAGAACGCCAGGTTGAGCAGGATGAACGGGTAGGGATCCCATTCGTAGCCGACGGCGAACAGGTTGAGCGCGATCCAGACGACCACGAAGATCGTCTGGATCGCCAGATAGCGGCCGGTGCCCAGAAAGCGTGCGATCGACTCGCTGACGCGTCCGACGGCCTCGACGTCGACCTGCAGGCGGGGGCCACGCCATGCGCGGGGGGTGTCCAGCCGCTGGCGCGAGGTGGGCTCGCTCATGAGCCGCTCACCCGCAGCTCGGGTTCGTCCGTTTCTCGCCAGTCATCGGGCAGCAGGTGATCGAGCACGTCGTCGACCGAGACCGCGCCCACCAGGTGGTTCTGTGAGTCGACGACCGGCCCGCACACGAGGTTGTACGCGGCGAAGTAGCGGGTCACCGCGGCGAGGGAGTCCTCGGGGCTCAAGGTGGGCAGATCGTTGTCGACGATGCCGCTGACCAGCGTGGCCGGCGGTTCGCGCAGCAGCCGCTGCAGATGCACGCAGCCCAGGTAGTGACCCGTCGGCGTGGCGGTGGGTGGGCGCGCGACGAAGGCCAGTGAGGCCAGGGCAGGCGTCAGATCGGGATCACGCACACGTGCCAGTGCCTCGGCGACCGTGGTGTCGGGGGCCAGCACGACGGGTTCGGAGGTCATCAGACCGCCCGCGGTGTCGGGGGAGTGGCTCAACAGCCGGCGCACATCCTCGGAGTCCTCGGGATCCATCCGCCCCAGCAGCACCTCGGCGTCGGCCGGTGTCATCGCACCCAGCAGGTCGGCGGCGTCGTCGGGGTCCATGGCCTCCAGCACCAGGGCGGCCCGTTCGGTGTTGAGCCCGCGCAGGACATCTGCCTGCTCGTCCTCGGGCAGCTCCGCCAGCACGTCGGCGAGCCGCTCGTCGTCGAGGGCGCGGAACAGCTCGTAGCGGCGTTTCGGCGGGAGCTCGCGCAGCGCCTCGGCCACCTCGATCGGGCGCTGCCCCTCGAACTGCTCCAGCAGCGACGCGACACCCTGATCGGGCATGGCGAGACCCGACGGCGTCAGGCCGTGCACGTTCTGCCATTCGACGACGTACAGGTTGCTGCGTCGGCCAAGCCGGCGCTGCTGGCGCACCGCGAAACGTGTCACCACCCAATCGCGTGTCCGGGTCTGCTCGATGCCCAGATCGACCACCACGACGTCGACCCCGGCGAGCTCGGGCAGGTCCGGATCCTCGACGCGCACCCGCGTCTCCAGGACCTGGCCCAGCACCAGCACCTCACCCGGCCGCTGGACGAACTTGCGCAGCGACACACTGCCCGTCGCGAGCGTCACCGCACCCGGCTCGATCGCGGTGACCCGCAGAATCGGGACGAAAATCCTTCTTCGGGTGAGCAATTCGACGACGAGTCCGATGACCCTCGGCTGTTGACGGACGATGCTGATGCTGATCACCACATCGCGTACGCGGCCGACGGACTCGCCATCGGGGCCCAGGACCACAAGCCCCGCAAGTCGGGCCGCGTAGACCCTGTTCACCGCCGCCATGAGTCAAAGGGTAGAGACTGTGGGCGTGGACAACACGTATCGGCCCCGTAGAACCTGCCTCTCGGTCCCGGGAAGCAGTGCCAAGATGATCGAGAAGGCGAAAACCCTGCCTGCGGATCAGGTCTTTCTCGACCTCGAGGACGCGGTGGCGCCCGACGCCAAGGCGCAGGCGCGCACGCAGGTCGCGGTGGCGCTCGCCGAGGACGGCTGGGCCGGGCAGTTGCGTGGTGTCCGGGTCAACGACTGGACCACGCCATGGACCTACTCGGACATCATCGAGGTGGTCTCCACAGCGGGTGCGCATCTCGACCTCATCGTGCTGCCGAAGGTGACCGATGTGGCGCACGTGCAGGCGCTCGATCTGCTGTTGACCCAACTCGAGCGGACGCACGGCCTGCCCGTCGGCCGCATCGGGATCGAGCCGCAGATCGAGGATGCCCGCGGGCTGACCAACGTCGACGCGATCGCGGCCGGGCCGCGGGTCCAGGCGCTCGTGCTCGGCCCAGGGGACATGGCGGCGAGCCTGCGCATGCGCACGCTCGAAGTGGGTGCCCAGCCCGACGGTTACGACATCGGCGATGCGCACCACCACGTGCTGATGCGGATCCTGGTCGCTGCGCGTGCCAATGGCATCAACGCGATCGACGGCCCGTACGTGAAGGTGCGTGACATCGAGGGGTTCCGCAGGGTTGCCGGACGTTCCGCGGCGTTGGGTTACGACGGCAAGTGGGTACTGCATCCCGACCAGATCGCCGCGGGCAACGAGATCTTCGCACCGCGCCAAGAGGACTACGACCACGCCGAGCTGATCCTGGAGGCCTACGAGTGGCACACCTCGCAGGCAGGCGGAGCCAGGGGTGCGGTCATGCTCGGCGACGAGATGATCGACGAGGCGAGCCGCAAGATGGCCTTGGTGATCGCGGCCAAGGGACGTGCGGCCGGGCTGTCGCGCACCGGTGAGCGGTTCAGCCCGCCTGCCTGAGCCGGCGGATCCGCTCAGTTCGGGGCGACGGCCACGCCGATGAGGAGGAACACGATGTACAGCAGGATGCCCACGGTCACGAGGGCGCCGATCACGGTGCCCGCCACGGCGATCCCGTAGCCCTCCTGGCCGGTGCGGCGGGTCTCGCGCATCCCGAGGATCCCGAGGATCAGCCCGGCGGGTCCGGGCAGGCAGCACAGCATCCCGGCCAGCGAGCACACCAGCGAGGCCACCGCGAGCCCGTTGGTGCCGGGCGGCCTGCCGTACGGATCGAACGGCACATACGGGTACCCCGGTGCCGGCGCCGGATACCCGGCGACACCGGGACCGGGATAGGGAGGTGGGTACGCTGCCGGCGGCGGGCCGTAGGGATAGTCCACCGGCGCAAACGGATCCGGCTGCGCAGATGGGTATCCGGGCTGGTAGGCGGGTGGTTCGCCCGATCCGGATGGCGGCGTTCCGCCCGCGGAGCCGTCCGGGTTTGTCATGCTTTCAACCTAGCGCACAGTTGTTCGGCCGCTCCGCGGCACAGATGGGCACAGATGGAGAGTGAGATCGATGACGAGTCCCTTTCAGTCCG
This genomic window from Mycolicibacterium goodii contains:
- a CDS encoding lytic transglycosylase domain-containing protein; amino-acid sequence: MRIGGGAAIQAARRRAGQLMRTPIVGVAALAPLILAGAVGASAPPHHGMSQAAVTPLAAVEPQVDRDGPAVVAAAKAPTRFHIATTTAVSAPPPAVVVNSPGALGIPGMALNAYRNAERMMAAAYPGCGVSWNLLAGIGRIESMHANGGATDARGTAVRPIYGPALDGTLPGNEIIVQSAQAGRVTYARAMGPMQFLPGTWARYASDGDGDGKAEVQNLFDASLAAARYLCSGGLNLRDQSQVMTAILRYNNSVAYAHNVLGWAAAYATGVVPVDLPPITGSIPALGDTHLERREGLGPGLPTSALGLPADDPLALIPVLDSNVTATRVPATNLPGFAPGQVLGPLPGPADAVPTAPAAPPEPPRWIPPWEQPPRQPECVVFCLGEQAPPPPPPGPAPAPAPGPALGPAPGPAPGPA
- a CDS encoding DUF1003 domain-containing protein, with protein sequence MSEPTSRQRLDTPRAWRGPRLQVDVEAVGRVSESIARFLGTGRYLAIQTIFVVVWIALNLFAVGYEWDPYPFILLNLAFSTQAAYAAPLILLAQNRQENRDRVALEEDRRRAEQTKADTEFLARELASLRLAIGEVATRDYLRRELEEIRDMISELQQPHPTAERAASGKGDGSERRPKRSG
- a CDS encoding magnesium transporter MgtE N-terminal domain-containing protein, with the protein product MAAVNRVYAARLAGLVVLGPDGESVGRVRDVVISISIVRQQPRVIGLVVELLTRRRIFVPILRVTAIEPGAVTLATGSVSLRKFVQRPGEVLVLGQVLETRVRVEDPDLPELAGVDVVVVDLGIEQTRTRDWVVTRFAVRQQRRLGRRSNLYVVEWQNVHGLTPSGLAMPDQGVASLLEQFEGQRPIEVAEALRELPPKRRYELFRALDDERLADVLAELPEDEQADVLRGLNTERAALVLEAMDPDDAADLLGAMTPADAEVLLGRMDPEDSEDVRRLLSHSPDTAGGLMTSEPVVLAPDTTVAEALARVRDPDLTPALASLAFVARPPTATPTGHYLGCVHLQRLLREPPATLVSGIVDNDLPTLSPEDSLAAVTRYFAAYNLVCGPVVDSQNHLVGAVSVDDVLDHLLPDDWRETDEPELRVSGS
- a CDS encoding HpcH/HpaI aldolase/citrate lyase family protein; translated protein: MDNTYRPRRTCLSVPGSSAKMIEKAKTLPADQVFLDLEDAVAPDAKAQARTQVAVALAEDGWAGQLRGVRVNDWTTPWTYSDIIEVVSTAGAHLDLIVLPKVTDVAHVQALDLLLTQLERTHGLPVGRIGIEPQIEDARGLTNVDAIAAGPRVQALVLGPGDMAASLRMRTLEVGAQPDGYDIGDAHHHVLMRILVAARANGINAIDGPYVKVRDIEGFRRVAGRSAALGYDGKWVLHPDQIAAGNEIFAPRQEDYDHAELILEAYEWHTSQAGGARGAVMLGDEMIDEASRKMALVIAAKGRAAGLSRTGERFSPPA
- a CDS encoding DUF4190 domain-containing protein; this translates as MTNPDGSAGGTPPSGSGEPPAYQPGYPSAQPDPFAPVDYPYGPPPAAYPPPYPGPGVAGYPAPAPGYPYVPFDPYGRPPGTNGLAVASLVCSLAGMLCCLPGPAGLILGILGMRETRRTGQEGYGIAVAGTVIGALVTVGILLYIVFLLIGVAVAPN